A part of Molothrus aeneus isolate 106 chromosome 10, BPBGC_Maene_1.0, whole genome shotgun sequence genomic DNA contains:
- the AHSG gene encoding alpha-2-HS-glycoprotein — MKALVALILLVQLPIHKAVPAAPPAPLGCDDPESEAAAEVALNYINGQSHHGYKFALNRIEDIRVVPQGPNNDIIFLELDLLETTCPILSPTPLANCTVRSFAEHAVEGDCDVKLQKVDGILSVLASKCHSHADSSEDIRKVCPDCPLLARMNDTEVLETVSAALNDYNSKTTDSYLRLLEIGRAKIQYHPGHVVVTEFAVGATNCSAQEAKANVGACQLLPEDQSNFGFCTAVMVKAPSQDLQVDCQLYGHQPGVTYAHPGQDTSAGLAPSAVGITNHNLGLFHNNPVASESSSSEILRSMLPAKSVAKRAVPEAAQHDKVPRPVGFVPPPPPCPGRIRYFDI; from the exons ATGAAGGCACTAGTAGCTTTAATACTGCTTGTTCAGCTTCCAATTCACAAAGCTGTACCagcagctccccctgctcccttgGGCTGTGATGACCCAGAatctgaagcagcagctgaagttGCTCTGAATTATATTAATGGCCAGAGTCATCATGGATACAAGTTTGCCTTGAACAGAATCGAGGATATCCGTGTGGTACCCCAG gggCCAAATAATGACATCATATTTCTTGAACTTGACTTACTGGAGACCACGTGCCCTATTCTCAGCCCTACACCTCTTGCAAATTGCACAGTGAGGAGCTTTGCAGAACAC GCAGTTGAGGGTGACTGTGATGTTAAACTGCAGAAGGTGGATGGGATATTATCTGTACTTGCTAGCAAATGCCACTCACATGCAG ACTCCAGTGAAGACATTCGCAAAGTCTGCCCTGACTGTCCACTGCTGGCAAGAATGAACGACACAGAGGTGTTAGAAACTGTGTCAGCTGCACTCAATGACTACAACAGCAAAACCACTGATTCTTACCTCAGACTCCTCGAGATTGGAAGAGCCAAAATACAG TATCACCCAGGGCACGTTGTTGTTACTGAGTTTGCTGTGGGTGCCACGAACTGCTCTGCACAAGAAGCTAAAGCCAACGTGGGGGCttgtcagctgctgcctgaggaTCAGTCT AATTTTGGTTTCTGCACAGCAGTGATGGTAAAAGCTCCCTCACAAGACCTTCAGGTGGACTGCCAGTTGTATGGACATCAG cctggagtTACCTACGCTCATCCAGGTCAAGACACATCAGCAGGACTGGCACCCAGTGCTGTGGGCATCACAAACCACAATCTTGGGCTTTTCCACAATAACCCTGTTGCATCTGAATCCAGCTCTTCAGAAATTTTGCGTTCCATGCTCCCAGCAAAATCAGTAGCAAAGAGAGCAGTCCCAGAGGCTGCTCAGCATGACAAAGTACCTCGCCCTGTTGGCTttgtgcctcctcctcctccctgccctgggaggatTCGCTATTTCGATATCTAG